In Thermocrinis minervae, a single genomic region encodes these proteins:
- the rodA gene encoding rod shape-determining protein RodA, which translates to MRFLKDYDLKLVGALFGVQLIGLLGVYSASFKGSHPPSLFVKQLLYMVFGWFIMLGLSRVNFRLLLDLSLSVYLFNLFLLVLVPVFGKTIYGAKRWIDIGPVNIQPSEFMKFSLLLFLSYFMVHTQRIWSKESLIVFLSVALPFVLTYEQPDLGTAVTYPVLLVFLLFLRGVKIRYFVISFLTFVLASPLLWHKLRDYQKERILALLDPYKDYMGSGYQLVQSMVAIGSGGLLGKGFLKGTQAHLLFLPEKHTDFIFSVIAEEWGFLGAFLLVSLYLYVIKRLLDYARSTPDIQEAIFIGGLASLLMFQAFVNLFMTMGLAPVVGVPIPMVSFGGSSIITFSLAFGCTFSIVREQKARFLRFEESAQKA; encoded by the coding sequence ATGAGATTTCTTAAGGATTACGACCTTAAGCTTGTGGGTGCTCTTTTTGGGGTACAGCTTATAGGCCTTCTTGGAGTATACAGTGCAAGCTTTAAGGGTTCGCATCCTCCCTCTCTCTTTGTAAAACAGCTCCTTTACATGGTCTTTGGTTGGTTTATCATGCTAGGGCTCTCCCGTGTAAACTTCAGGCTTCTGCTGGATCTTTCCCTTAGCGTGTACCTTTTTAACCTCTTTCTCTTGGTCCTGGTGCCTGTCTTTGGCAAAACTATTTACGGAGCCAAAAGATGGATAGACATAGGGCCTGTTAACATCCAACCCTCTGAGTTTATGAAGTTTTCCCTACTCCTATTTCTGTCTTACTTCATGGTACACACCCAGAGGATATGGAGTAAGGAAAGCCTTATAGTATTTCTCTCTGTTGCCCTTCCCTTTGTTCTTACCTATGAGCAGCCAGACCTTGGTACGGCTGTAACTTACCCAGTGCTGCTTGTGTTCCTTCTCTTCCTAAGGGGGGTAAAGATTAGGTACTTTGTCATAAGCTTTCTTACCTTTGTACTTGCGTCTCCACTACTGTGGCACAAGCTTAGAGACTACCAAAAGGAGAGAATACTAGCCCTCCTTGATCCTTACAAAGACTACATGGGAAGTGGATACCAGCTTGTACAGTCTATGGTGGCAATAGGTTCAGGTGGTCTTCTGGGAAAGGGCTTTTTAAAGGGTACGCAAGCTCATCTTCTCTTTCTACCAGAGAAGCATACGGACTTTATCTTCTCCGTCATAGCTGAGGAGTGGGGCTTTTTAGGTGCTTTCCTCTTGGTAAGCCTCTACCTCTACGTCATAAAAAGGCTTCTGGACTATGCTAGGAGTACTCCAGATATTCAGGAAGCCATCTTTATAGGTGGTCTGGCCTCTCTGCTTATGTTTCAGGCCTTTGTTAACCTCTTCATGACCATGGGGCTTGCTCCTGTAGTGGGTGTACCCATACCTATGGTGAGTTTTGGGGGCAGCAGTATAATCACCTTTAGCCTAGCCTTTGGCTGTACCTTCAGCATAGTAAGGGAGCAGAAGGCAAGGTTTTTAAGGTTTGAGGAGTCAGCCCAGAAGGCTTGA
- a CDS encoding FliI/YscN family ATPase, with product MLKVYSKVLRASGVYLEAYNIGASVGDRVVIEKEDGGFLEGEVVGFNQDRCIIMPFGSLMGVSYKDKVLLDRKKVSTAVGKELLGRVVDFMGRDILTGKRLSTEERPIELQSINPLHRERIREVFDTGIRSINALLTLGVGQKVGIFAGAGVGKTTLLGMITSHATADVVVLSLVGERGREVREFVEDVLGDAINRSLVVVSTAEDPPIVKVKSAVSAVVHARYFAQKGYRVLLVMDSMTRLAQAQREIGLAVGEPPTLKGFTPSVFYLMSKVVESCGNFREGSITGIFSVLVEGDDVSLDPVADALMGMMDGHIILSRKRANASIYPAIDPVKSLSRIMPQLVSKEHMKMATAIREVLSLYESMEDLINMGLYTPGSNPILDRFMQNRQIVDDFFRQSVDERVSFEESVRALERLYSSLLG from the coding sequence ATGCTAAAAGTCTACAGCAAGGTACTTAGAGCGAGCGGCGTTTACCTGGAAGCTTACAACATAGGCGCGAGCGTAGGGGATAGAGTGGTCATAGAGAAAGAAGACGGGGGCTTTTTAGAGGGTGAGGTAGTAGGCTTTAACCAAGACAGATGCATCATAATGCCTTTCGGTAGTCTTATGGGTGTAAGCTACAAGGATAAAGTGCTCTTAGACAGGAAGAAGGTCTCCACAGCCGTAGGTAAAGAGCTGCTGGGTCGTGTGGTGGACTTTATGGGTAGGGACATACTCACAGGCAAAAGGCTATCCACCGAGGAAAGACCCATAGAACTACAAAGCATAAACCCTCTACACAGAGAAAGGATAAGAGAAGTCTTCGATACTGGCATAAGGAGCATAAACGCCCTTTTGACTTTGGGTGTAGGCCAGAAAGTAGGCATATTCGCTGGTGCAGGTGTAGGAAAGACTACACTTCTAGGTATGATCACCAGTCACGCCACCGCTGACGTGGTGGTACTCTCGTTGGTGGGGGAACGCGGTAGGGAAGTTAGGGAGTTCGTGGAGGATGTGTTGGGGGATGCTATAAACAGGAGCCTGGTAGTAGTATCCACAGCCGAAGACCCTCCCATAGTGAAGGTAAAGAGTGCCGTGAGTGCTGTCGTCCATGCAAGGTACTTTGCTCAGAAGGGGTATAGGGTACTTCTGGTAATGGATTCTATGACTAGGTTGGCTCAGGCTCAGAGGGAGATAGGACTAGCCGTGGGAGAACCTCCAACCCTTAAAGGCTTTACACCCTCTGTCTTCTACCTCATGTCAAAAGTAGTGGAAAGCTGTGGAAACTTCAGAGAGGGAAGCATTACAGGTATCTTCAGCGTACTTGTAGAGGGGGATGATGTATCTCTAGACCCTGTGGCTGATGCTCTTATGGGTATGATGGATGGACATATAATCCTATCCCGTAAAAGGGCAAACGCCAGCATATACCCAGCCATAGATCCCGTCAAAAGCCTTAGCAGGATAATGCCACAGTTAGTATCCAAGGAACACATGAAGATGGCAACGGCTATAAGGGAGGTTTTAAGTCTCTATGAATCCATGGAAGACCTTATAAACATGGGTCTTTACACACCGGGTAGTAATCCGATCCTAGATAGGTTTATGCAAAATAGACAGATTGTTGATGATTTCTTCAGACAATCTGTAGACGAAAGAGTAAGTTTTGAAGAGTCTGTGAGAGCACTTGAAAGGCTTTACTCAAGCCTTCTGGGCTGA
- the fliG gene encoding flagellar motor switch protein FliG: MADVKEKLTKAHKAAILLMALPPQVSVEIMKELTDEELQKVLMYATSLEGITLKDLEEIAKEFLAELKNVSYISPDINSLLEIARKSLPPEKFTKLYEFLSSSNLIKSFQELEKVDPKLLASILVKEHPQTIAVVLSQLSPSKSTEVLKLLPDTLKVDVVKRLATLENLSPEYLGELIEQIAEEIKSIGISGITQKMEGISLAAEVLNLMDKDMANTILSRLDEEDPYLSEKIKEKMFTFEDIRKLDNRAIVEILKAVDKNVLLLALKGAPEDIKEKFLSNMSKRAAQIFMEDMEALGPVRVSEVEKAQKEVIRVIKNLADQGIIDIRGGESYV, translated from the coding sequence ATGGCTGATGTAAAGGAAAAGCTAACAAAAGCTCATAAAGCTGCCATACTCCTTATGGCTTTACCACCTCAGGTTTCTGTGGAAATAATGAAAGAGCTTACAGACGAAGAACTTCAGAAGGTTCTTATGTACGCTACAAGTTTAGAAGGAATAACCCTTAAAGATTTAGAAGAAATAGCAAAGGAATTCCTAGCAGAGCTTAAAAACGTGTCTTATATATCGCCAGACATAAATTCCCTGCTTGAAATAGCTAGAAAGTCCTTACCACCTGAAAAGTTTACTAAACTCTACGAGTTTTTGAGTAGTTCTAACCTCATAAAAAGCTTTCAGGAACTTGAAAAGGTAGATCCAAAGCTCCTGGCTAGTATACTGGTGAAAGAACACCCCCAGACTATTGCTGTAGTACTCTCCCAACTTAGTCCATCTAAATCCACGGAAGTGCTTAAACTTCTTCCAGATACCTTAAAGGTAGACGTGGTAAAACGCCTGGCCACGCTGGAAAATCTGTCACCCGAGTACTTGGGAGAGCTCATAGAACAGATTGCAGAAGAGATAAAGTCTATAGGTATAAGCGGTATAACACAGAAGATGGAGGGCATTAGCTTAGCAGCCGAGGTGCTAAACCTTATGGACAAAGATATGGCTAACACCATACTGTCAAGGCTTGATGAGGAAGATCCTTACCTCTCTGAGAAGATAAAAGAAAAGATGTTTACCTTTGAAGACATAAGGAAGCTTGACAATAGAGCAATAGTAGAAATACTCAAAGCCGTGGACAAAAACGTACTCCTGCTAGCTTTAAAAGGTGCTCCGGAAGATATAAAAGAGAAGTTCCTCTCTAACATGTCCAAGCGTGCAGCCCAAATATTCATGGAGGACATGGAAGCCCTCGGACCCGTCAGGGTATCGGAAGTAGAAAAGGCACAGAAGGAAGTCATCAGAGTTATAAAAAACTTGGCGGATCAGGGAATAATAGACATAAGGGGTGGGGAGAGCTATGTATAG
- a CDS encoding ArnT family glycosyltransferase, which yields MKKLLLSVFFFIFGNWLLSFTSLDEGRNMSAVLNMLQTGDFLRPFYNCSLRFEKPPLLYWLVAISSMLFGLNEFSARLVSGLSAIGTAFLTYTIAKDHVDKETAEKSFLVMLTFPHLWIESRAVVPEFLLTFFMTLSLYFFLKGKYLLGWISVGLAFLTKGPVGLVLPLLVYTLWKKDIKVFRPVYLLVFFLVGGSWYFYMLHEYGLEYFYKFFVYENVMRFTGQRQTHPYGLYYYPLVLFVSTIFYLPVYRKVILSIKGKLLPFFIWFSVVFVFFSLSKNKLHHYILFAYPPLAVLIAYNVSQTYIKRILTVSFLLLCGLLLFAYRWEQERFVHKLRKFPDVQRIELHFYKAENSSLVFYLGRCIPQTERPEGYVVSKEVSNGCSVLLEGKEFDGNYYLLRCLPY from the coding sequence GTGAAGAAGCTATTGCTGTCGGTCTTTTTCTTTATCTTTGGTAACTGGCTGCTCAGTTTCACGTCCCTGGATGAAGGTAGGAATATGTCTGCTGTACTCAACATGTTGCAAACAGGTGATTTTCTAAGGCCCTTTTATAACTGCAGCCTTCGCTTTGAAAAGCCACCTCTACTTTACTGGCTTGTGGCAATAAGCTCCATGCTCTTTGGCCTTAACGAGTTCTCTGCAAGGTTAGTCTCTGGCCTTTCAGCCATAGGGACAGCCTTCTTAACCTACACCATAGCAAAGGATCACGTAGACAAGGAAACGGCCGAAAAGTCTTTCTTAGTGATGTTGACCTTTCCACACCTCTGGATAGAGTCTCGGGCGGTGGTTCCTGAGTTCCTTCTAACCTTCTTTATGACCCTGTCTTTGTACTTTTTTTTGAAGGGAAAGTACCTTCTTGGTTGGATTTCTGTAGGCCTTGCCTTCCTTACCAAGGGTCCTGTGGGCCTTGTACTTCCACTACTTGTTTACACTCTTTGGAAGAAGGATATAAAAGTGTTCAGACCTGTATATCTTTTAGTCTTCTTTCTTGTTGGTGGAAGCTGGTACTTTTACATGCTTCACGAGTACGGTCTTGAGTACTTTTACAAGTTCTTCGTGTATGAAAACGTCATGAGGTTTACAGGTCAAAGACAGACACACCCTTACGGTCTTTATTACTATCCTCTCGTTTTGTTTGTTTCTACTATCTTTTACCTCCCCGTCTACCGGAAGGTTATATTGAGCATAAAGGGAAAGCTCCTCCCTTTCTTCATCTGGTTTTCGGTAGTCTTTGTATTTTTTAGCCTCTCTAAAAACAAGCTCCACCATTACATACTTTTCGCATATCCACCTCTAGCTGTGCTAATAGCTTACAACGTAAGCCAAACCTACATAAAGAGGATCCTTACTGTATCCTTCTTGCTTCTATGCGGACTTCTGCTCTTTGCATACAGATGGGAGCAAGAGAGGTTTGTTCACAAGCTGAGGAAGTTTCCAGATGTTCAAAGGATAGAACTGCATTTTTACAAAGCAGAAAACTCTAGCCTCGTCTTCTACCTGGGTAGATGTATACCCCAGACGGAAAGGCCAGAGGGTTATGTGGTGTCAAAAGAGGTTTCCAATGGGTGCAGTGTGCTTTTGGAAGGTAAAGAGTTTGATGGCAATTACTACCTCTTACGCTGCTTGCCTTATTAA
- a CDS encoding LptF/LptG family permease has product MLWIYLSRKVLRLAFLLSFIFSLAILVIQFFRIGEFIFSFSLESSLLYLTAFLLNLFAYFFPTSLLVSIGFTFFELKEHRKLEVIQSFGVSPFKLISRLFILLLPFLFLMGVCGHVLTDQHVSFLRKYLMLKNYVNFIFSVPIRTFSSFSDATVYIKDKEGQVLKDVMFKLKDRVVYAHRATIEQNTVSFQEGSLLLLEDNKFYSVKFGRYTLELNSLLEVSFDKKKLKRDKLLNLINYTITLVLMPVFLFLIHTRVRHISQFYYLTTIALLIYHGLLLLIRQAA; this is encoded by the coding sequence ATGCTCTGGATATACCTGTCCAGAAAAGTGCTAAGGCTTGCCTTTCTCCTCAGCTTCATATTCAGCCTTGCCATCCTGGTAATCCAGTTTTTTAGGATAGGCGAGTTTATCTTCTCCTTCTCCTTGGAGAGCTCCCTCCTCTACCTTACGGCCTTTCTCCTCAACCTGTTCGCTTACTTCTTTCCCACTTCTTTGCTTGTCTCCATAGGCTTTACCTTCTTTGAACTAAAAGAGCACAGGAAGCTTGAAGTCATACAGTCTTTTGGTGTAAGTCCTTTTAAACTCATATCAAGGCTTTTTATCCTGTTGCTACCCTTCCTGTTCCTCATGGGTGTATGCGGGCATGTACTTACAGACCAGCACGTAAGCTTCTTAAGAAAGTACCTCATGCTAAAGAATTACGTAAACTTCATCTTTTCAGTACCTATCCGGACCTTCTCCAGCTTTTCCGATGCTACCGTATACATAAAAGACAAAGAGGGTCAAGTCCTAAAGGATGTAATGTTTAAACTGAAAGACAGAGTCGTATACGCTCACAGGGCAACTATTGAACAAAATACGGTAAGCTTTCAAGAAGGATCCTTATTGCTTTTAGAAGATAACAAGTTCTACAGCGTAAAGTTTGGTAGATACACCCTAGAGTTAAACAGCCTTTTAGAGGTATCTTTTGATAAGAAAAAACTAAAAAGGGACAAACTTCTAAACTTGATCAACTACACCATAACCTTAGTATTAATGCCTGTTTTCCTCTTTCTGATACACACAAGGGTAAGGCACATAAGTCAGTTCTACTATCTTACAACTATAGCGCTATTAATCTACCACGGCCTGTTGCTTTTAATAAGGCAAGCAGCGTAA
- a CDS encoding tetratricopeptide repeat protein, whose translation MNIVLFLFFVSLSFSYNVYQDMAMCAYLRKSSPAKAIHHCGRALRVSPSPSLYLDTIRAYLQMGARQKALTLAVSFKRAYPQNPDAYMTLYSVYTLLGQKEKALNTLQEAYEKGVKSKEILLFLSDEYLRLNDYQKTEMVLQDLSKLAPDNPYPYYMLARIYLNRNQVDTAIEYLKKSLSVNPSFEAGVITLGNIYQQRGEWSKAEEIYKAAIKKDPENRVALERLANLYVLTGRLIEAQEIYKKLSNLYPGEDYQYKYALVLINNQKFEEAKKVLKELYQQKPSFDVAFMYAYSLEMTDEKKQALSIYESLLKERPNNLSILERLAVVSLDLKDYKRAKEYIDKGLSIDKESYTFNLLKASLIIDTGDPQQAIPYLDKAIQINPRDYRAYFTRAIVYDKLGRIVDAEKDLRQALSLNPEDPNLLNHLGYSLLLWYDGSRLSEAEELIKKALEKDPENPAYLDSWAWVLYYKGDYQQAYEYLKKALAKEGNDPVIHEHMGDVLKALGKEDQAMYHYKKALELLRSGKTGEPDQEKRILKKIKE comes from the coding sequence ATGAACATCGTGCTTTTCCTCTTCTTTGTTAGCCTCTCCTTCTCTTACAATGTCTACCAGGATATGGCTATGTGTGCATACCTCAGAAAGTCAAGCCCAGCTAAGGCTATTCACCACTGCGGGAGAGCCCTGCGCGTATCTCCAAGCCCAAGCCTCTACTTAGACACCATAAGAGCTTACCTCCAGATGGGAGCCAGACAGAAAGCGCTAACACTTGCGGTAAGCTTCAAAAGAGCATATCCACAAAACCCAGATGCCTACATGACTCTTTACAGCGTGTACACACTTCTGGGACAGAAGGAAAAGGCTCTGAACACACTCCAAGAAGCTTACGAGAAGGGTGTAAAGTCAAAGGAAATCCTTCTCTTTCTCTCGGATGAGTACCTAAGGTTAAACGACTATCAGAAAACAGAGATGGTTCTTCAAGATCTGTCTAAGTTAGCTCCAGACAATCCATACCCTTACTATATGCTTGCAAGGATATACTTAAACAGGAATCAAGTAGATACCGCTATAGAGTACTTGAAAAAATCCCTTAGCGTTAACCCTTCCTTTGAGGCTGGAGTTATAACCCTCGGTAACATATACCAACAAAGAGGAGAGTGGAGTAAGGCGGAGGAAATATACAAAGCAGCCATAAAGAAGGATCCTGAAAACAGAGTAGCCCTAGAGAGGCTTGCAAACCTCTACGTGCTTACAGGTAGGCTGATAGAAGCTCAAGAGATCTACAAAAAGCTTTCCAATCTGTACCCAGGAGAAGACTACCAGTACAAGTACGCACTTGTGCTCATCAACAATCAAAAGTTTGAAGAAGCTAAGAAGGTTTTAAAGGAACTCTACCAACAAAAGCCAAGCTTTGATGTAGCTTTCATGTACGCTTACAGCCTTGAGATGACTGATGAAAAGAAACAAGCTCTCAGTATATATGAATCACTCCTCAAGGAAAGACCAAACAACTTGAGCATTCTTGAAAGGCTCGCAGTTGTGAGTCTAGATCTAAAAGATTACAAGAGGGCCAAAGAGTACATAGATAAAGGTCTGTCTATAGACAAAGAAAGCTACACCTTTAACCTTCTGAAAGCAAGTCTTATCATCGACACTGGAGATCCTCAACAGGCTATACCCTACCTAGATAAAGCCATTCAGATAAACCCGCGGGACTATAGAGCATACTTTACCAGAGCTATAGTCTACGACAAGCTTGGTAGGATAGTGGATGCGGAGAAGGATTTAAGGCAGGCCCTTTCTTTGAATCCAGAAGATCCAAACCTGCTTAACCACCTTGGCTACTCGCTCCTGCTCTGGTACGATGGTTCAAGGCTGTCCGAAGCTGAAGAGCTCATAAAAAAAGCTTTGGAGAAGGATCCAGAAAATCCAGCCTATCTTGACAGCTGGGCTTGGGTGCTCTACTACAAAGGAGACTACCAGCAGGCTTACGAGTACCTAAAGAAGGCCTTGGCGAAGGAAGGCAACGATCCAGTTATCCACGAACACATGGGAGACGTGCTAAAAGCTCTTGGAAAAGAAGATCAAGCTATGTACCATTACAAGAAGGCTTTAGAGCTTCTAAGGAGCGGTAAGACCGGTGAGCCTGACCAGGAGAAGAGGATCTTGAAAAAGATCAAGGAGTGA
- a CDS encoding universal stress protein has protein sequence MNLLVAVDFTDLTNPLLQLAKSIASLHSGKVYLLHAVEPILLFPLPESFSISTIDFQLVAEAQEKSKKLAEEKLKGLVNYLSPLEVQTIVEVGDPVEVILQKEDMADLVLMGSHKKGLIERVLIGSTAEKVARYSKKPVLILKGKLVESFRKVLIAFDYSSYSEKALEFAVKLLRPMKPEIILLHVKETLEIPLVEHIKSSVSEVYEREKEVYLRNRVESLQAEGITASYKFVETGLYLSVWEAIVNQAKEEDVDLIVLGSKGMSALERVLLGSVSEKVLRRSEIPILIHRETA, from the coding sequence ATGAACCTGCTCGTGGCAGTTGACTTTACAGACCTTACAAATCCACTCCTCCAACTTGCTAAAAGCATAGCCTCCCTACACAGTGGCAAGGTCTACCTACTGCACGCGGTAGAGCCCATTTTACTTTTTCCTTTACCCGAGAGCTTTTCCATAAGCACCATAGACTTTCAACTCGTTGCAGAAGCTCAGGAAAAGAGTAAAAAGCTAGCCGAGGAAAAGTTAAAAGGTTTGGTAAATTACTTGTCACCGCTGGAAGTACAAACCATAGTAGAAGTGGGCGACCCCGTAGAGGTGATATTACAAAAGGAAGATATGGCAGACCTTGTACTCATGGGCTCTCATAAGAAAGGTCTGATAGAAAGAGTTCTTATAGGCTCTACAGCAGAGAAGGTAGCAAGGTACTCCAAAAAACCCGTGCTCATACTAAAGGGTAAGCTCGTAGAAAGCTTTAGAAAGGTCCTGATAGCCTTTGACTATTCATCCTATTCGGAGAAGGCTTTGGAGTTTGCTGTCAAACTCTTAAGGCCTATGAAGCCAGAGATTATATTACTTCATGTGAAAGAAACCTTAGAAATTCCCCTTGTAGAGCACATAAAGAGCTCTGTGAGTGAAGTCTACGAAAGGGAAAAGGAAGTCTATCTAAGGAATAGGGTGGAATCTTTACAAGCCGAAGGTATTACGGCAAGCTACAAGTTCGTAGAGACAGGTCTTTATCTTTCCGTGTGGGAAGCTATAGTAAACCAAGCCAAGGAGGAAGATGTGGACCTTATCGTCTTAGGAAGTAAAGGAATGTCTGCCTTAGAAAGAGTACTTTTGGGAAGCGTATCCGAAAAGGTCTTGAGGAGGTCAGAGATACCCATCCTAATACACAGAGAGACAGCATGA
- a CDS encoding inositol monophosphatase family protein, whose product MIKSDKLLRIAKESALLGGLVLKENFLKVSTDKIEEKAEKDFVSYVDRLSEERIKEHILKNFPDHSVVGEESGGSQESDYVWYVDPLDGTKNYIAGFPIFGVSVGLVYKGQPILGCVYLPYFDNLYWACKGEGAYKNGKRIQVKQKENLKHCFVAYGFPSRAKRNLSIYWEIFRDIFDKVSAMRRPGAAAVDLCLLAEGVFDGLAEFELNPWDVCAGMVIVQEAGGEVWLSKGLALRTDIVAGNKTAFSYIKDVIYLKLGEDYEPARGS is encoded by the coding sequence ATGATAAAGAGTGACAAGCTTTTGAGGATTGCAAAAGAGAGTGCACTCCTCGGTGGATTGGTACTTAAGGAAAACTTTCTAAAGGTGTCCACGGATAAGATAGAAGAGAAGGCAGAGAAGGACTTTGTAAGCTACGTGGACAGGCTTTCGGAAGAAAGGATAAAGGAGCATATTCTCAAAAACTTTCCAGATCACTCTGTAGTTGGCGAGGAGAGCGGTGGCAGCCAGGAGAGCGATTATGTCTGGTACGTGGATCCTCTTGACGGAACTAAGAATTACATAGCTGGCTTTCCTATATTCGGTGTATCTGTAGGATTGGTTTACAAAGGCCAACCTATACTGGGATGTGTGTACCTGCCTTACTTTGACAACCTCTACTGGGCGTGCAAAGGAGAAGGGGCTTACAAAAACGGAAAAAGAATACAAGTAAAACAAAAGGAGAACCTAAAGCATTGCTTTGTAGCATACGGCTTTCCATCAAGAGCAAAGAGGAACTTAAGCATATACTGGGAGATCTTTAGGGATATCTTTGACAAAGTCTCAGCTATGAGGAGGCCAGGAGCAGCAGCGGTAGACTTGTGCTTGCTGGCAGAGGGTGTGTTTGATGGCCTTGCGGAGTTTGAACTAAACCCTTGGGACGTATGCGCTGGCATGGTCATAGTCCAAGAAGCCGGAGGAGAAGTTTGGCTGTCAAAAGGCCTTGCTCTCAGAACCGATATAGTGGCTGGGAACAAAACAGCCTTCTCTTACATAAAGGATGTAATATACTTAAAGTTAGGGGAAGATTATGAACCTGCTCGTGGCAGTTGA
- a CDS encoding phosphoglycerate kinase, whose protein sequence is MPLGKKTLKDVDVSGKRVLVRVDFNVPIDEQGNIEDDTRIKAALPTILYLLDAKAKVILVSHLGRPKDRDPRYSLLPVAKRLSRYIGKEVILAPDCIGPEVERIVNSMKEGDVVLLENIRFCKGEEGKDEEFAKELAKLGDVYVNDAFGTCHRKHASVYLVGKYLKPAVMGFLLEKEISYFEKAMINPQRPVVAILGGAKVSSKLGIVKNLLKRVDKIFIGGAMAFTFIKSMGYPVGNSLVEDELLNEARDIIEIAKKLGVKLYFPVDFVVGKEVSDNTPTKIVPWQEIPDGWMGLDIGPVSIYLLREIVSDAQTIVWNGPMGVFELDRFKDGTYETAKIVADSHALTIAGGGDTDHAIHRAGVYNSIDFVSTGGGAFLELLEGKTLPCIEVLDDKE, encoded by the coding sequence ATGCCCCTCGGTAAAAAAACCTTAAAGGACGTGGATGTTTCCGGAAAAAGGGTCTTGGTAAGAGTAGACTTTAACGTACCCATAGACGAACAGGGCAACATAGAAGATGATACGCGCATAAAGGCCGCACTCCCTACAATCCTTTACCTTCTTGATGCAAAGGCTAAGGTAATCCTGGTAAGCCACCTGGGAAGGCCAAAAGACAGAGATCCGCGATACAGTCTTCTCCCTGTAGCTAAAAGACTGTCAAGGTACATAGGTAAAGAGGTCATACTGGCACCCGACTGCATAGGTCCAGAAGTGGAAAGGATAGTAAACAGCATGAAGGAGGGAGACGTAGTCTTGCTGGAAAACATAAGGTTCTGCAAGGGAGAGGAAGGAAAGGACGAAGAGTTTGCCAAGGAGCTAGCAAAGCTTGGAGATGTGTATGTGAATGATGCCTTCGGTACGTGCCACAGAAAACATGCTTCCGTCTATCTTGTGGGCAAGTACCTAAAGCCTGCCGTGATGGGTTTTCTGTTGGAAAAGGAAATATCCTACTTTGAAAAAGCTATGATAAATCCGCAGAGGCCTGTGGTAGCCATCCTAGGTGGTGCCAAAGTATCTTCCAAGCTGGGCATAGTAAAGAACCTTCTAAAGAGGGTAGATAAGATATTCATAGGCGGAGCCATGGCCTTTACCTTCATAAAGTCCATGGGTTATCCTGTAGGCAATTCGTTGGTGGAGGATGAACTCCTAAACGAAGCTAGGGACATAATAGAGATAGCCAAAAAACTTGGTGTAAAGCTTTACTTCCCTGTAGACTTTGTCGTTGGTAAAGAGGTATCTGACAACACACCCACCAAGATAGTCCCATGGCAAGAGATACCAGATGGCTGGATGGGCCTTGACATAGGACCCGTGTCCATATATCTACTCAGAGAAATAGTATCGGATGCTCAGACTATAGTCTGGAACGGCCCAATGGGGGTTTTTGAGCTTGACAGATTCAAAGATGGAACCTACGAGACGGCCAAAATAGTAGCTGATTCTCATGCCCTCACCATAGCCGGAGGTGGAGACACAGACCACGCCATACACAGGGCAGGCGTCTACAACTCCATAGACTTCGTATCTACAGGTGGTGGTGCCTTCCTGGAACTGCTTGAGGGTAAAACCCTACCCTGCATAGAGGTTTTAGATGATAAAGAGTGA